One Cryptococcus neoformans var. grubii H99 chromosome 3, complete sequence genomic region harbors:
- a CDS encoding tip120-family protein, protein MSRTTTVPLNSQLPGLLEKMRSIDPDYRIMALVDLNKELNRTLAPQPSLTRRPDPHYTDDYTESQLVEMVLKLLADTNGEVKSAAVSCISLMVKKPRPSSLSKIINSLLEDVSSDNDERRDTSCLALKNVVLEMPSESQQVLSDIERIVTRVFKLFTNEIHPQIASELLQILTDLFVRFSPNVASSATIQSTALSSLIQILNNARPAIRKRAVPTLSSLIATSPKLFNEDLEKEIVNGVSQSGESSRIWMGTVASLARGKSAGSIGKLVNEGRLAELILNQTKNDDVETVEAALTALEALVLKCPSEMFPHISSITQRSLVLVKYDPNYVDLEDDDDDDVDMASDAEDDEEDEYGDADYSDEDDDSWKIRRSSAKLLRALIFTRPDLLSELYNSVTPVLISRFAEREESVRLEVLAAFEMLLRQTATSRSTDLATGGRNKRKRSEGMDEDYVSDDGPISSLQSYLPQLSKAILTQLSSKSVPTRQQSFNLLRQAATALGGGLDDSADPICTAAASALRTIDSATSSSLAIATLSFLAVFFDTHSARTFASHLGELVPAIVRCMKDKLQRISFEAFDTASSLTKSLRPAGSSASVSGDFSIPIQEVFLATTQVLGDNSVDGDVREKALATLGSVLVQSGDLFASSFSTSLPLITNRLGSESTASTAIVVIGQLAASPQCKGPEFEGWLLQILPEVVVALRRTKRGTSKNVEFTCLLSIIERVGKALPVDLAEGLIIELTPVIDTPMALQTIAIVLTHQPSARPTVDAQLYPKILTILKTSLNPHLVDALAEFFTAYAASLNSPERAVQLVQELSNNLGSGKRDSLPDATNGGTAAWGTTAKCVGGVIKGEIASAGESLALFEDVVKGKNVKETDAYLALLCIGEIGRIVNLSTKIDLFEIILSFFKHDSEEVRSAAAFAAGNLAVGAPAVYVPAIITRISAAKDESERLLLLHAIKEVILHSPSAQLESLADTLWAPLFSATDATPASKADSTGGDGIRNVIAACIGKLTTTVPAKFLPQLQQLLYSSPSNRAIVAAAVRYTFIDTSNGYDELIAPIIVEFLSLMKDENLIVRRLSLASLNAALQNKPHLIVDKLDILQPLLYQETYVKKELQREVTMGPWKVIEDDGLENRKTAYETMYTLLGACFSKIDLLTFTARVLVSLSDVNEVKVLGLMLLLRLGQVSPESVIPRLDEVVESLKGMMKDVEVKDDTIKQDLERKAEMQRSTLRTVVPLYKSSTPQQAPAFHAFVENLLANEKWKEFREYQA, encoded by the exons ATGTCCAGAACGACCACCGTCCCCCTAAACTCCCAGCTCCCCGGTCTCCTCGAAAAG ATGAGGAGTATCGATCCCGACTACCG TATTATGGCACTTGTGGACCTTAACAAGGAGCTCAACCGGACCCTtgctcctcaaccttccttGACTCGACGCCCAGACCCGCATTACACCGATGACTACACCGAATCTCAGCTTGTAGAGATGGTTCTAAAGCTCTTGGCTGATACTAATGGTGAAGTCAAGTCTGCCGCTGTTTCTTG TATCTCGttgatggtgaagaaaCCTCGACCAAGCTCATTGTCTAAAATCATCAACTCTTTGTTGGAGGATGTGTCGTCTGACAACGACGAGCGAAGAGATACTTCTTGCCTTG CTCTCAAGAACGTCGTACTTGAAATGCCATCAGAGAGCCAGCAAGTCCTTTCCGACATTGAACGTATCGTCACTCGTGTTTTCAAGCTCTTTACT AACGAAATTCACCCTCAAATTGCTTCTGAGcttctccaaatccttACCGACCTCTTTGTCCGTTTTTCCCCCAATGTTGCTTCTTCAGCTACCATCCAATCCACCgccctctcatccctcaTCCAAATCCTCAATAACGCCAGGCCCGCTATCCGAAAGCGTGCAGTCCCTACACTTTCATCGCTCATCGCCACTAGCCCCAAGCTGTTCAACGAAGATCTCGAAAAGGAAATCGTCAATGGTGTCAGCCAAAGTGGAGAAAGTTCAAGGATCTGGATGGGGACTGTCGCGAGTTTAGCTCGAGGGAAGAGTGCAGGCAGCATCGGCAAGTTGGTGAACGAAGGGAGGTTGGCCGAATTGATCTTGAACCAGACCAAGAATGACGATGTCGAGACTGTTGAAGCTGCCTTGACC GCCCTTGAAGCCCTCGTGCTCAAATGCCCCAGTGAAATGTTCCCCCAcatttcttccatcacGCAGAGATCTTTGGTGTTGGTGAAATATGATCCT AATTATGTTGACCTcgaggacgacgacgatgatgatgttgacaTGGCTAGTGatgcggaagatgatgaagaagacgaataCGGCGACGCCGA CTATTCCGATGAAGACGACGATTCTTGGAAGATTCGACGTTCATCCGCCAAACTTCTTCGCGCTCTGATCTTCACCCGTCCCGACCTGCTTTCCGAATTATATAATTCCGTGACTCCAGTTCTCATTTCTCGATTCGCCGAACGCGAAGAAAGCGTCCGACTTGAAGTTCTTGCGGCTTTCGAGATGCTTTTGAGGCAGACTGCGACTTCAAGATCCACAGACTTGGCTACGGGTGGCAGGAACAAGCGAAAAAGGAGTGAAGGAATGGACGAAGATTATGTCAGCGACGATGGACCCATTTCTAGTCTTCAGTCATATCTTCCGCAACTCAGCAAGGCCATCCTCACCCAGCTCTCATCCAAGTCGGTCCCTACCCGTCAGCAATCATTCAATCTCCTTCGACAAGCCGCTACAGCTCTTGGAGGCGGCTTAGATGATTCTGCCGATCCTATTTGTACTGCAGCTGCTTCTGCTCTGCGTACCATAGATAGcgccacttcttcttccttggccATTGccaccctttcctttcttgcAGTGTTCTTTGACACCCATTCCGCTAGAACGTTTGCCAGTCATCTCGGAGAATTGGTGCCAGCCATCGTGAGATGCATGAAGGATAAGCTGCAACGAATCAGTTTTGAAGCTTTCGACACCGCGTCTTCTCTTACCAAATCCCTCCGACCTGCAGGATCTAGCGCTTCTGTCTCTGGCGATTTCAGTATTCCTATCCAGGAGGTGTTCCTTGCCACCACCCAAGTGCTCGGAGACAACTCTGTCGATGGTGATGTTCGTGAGAAAGCTCTTGCTACTCTTGGCAGTGTCCTTGTCCAATCAGGCGACCTGttcgcctcctccttctctacATCTTTGCCGCTCATCACCAACCGACTCGGATCTGAGAGTACAGCTTCCACCGCCATCGTAGTCATTGGCCAGCTTGCCGCCTCACCTCAGTGCAAGGGTCCCGAATTTGAAGGATGGTTACTCCAAATCTTGCCCGAAGTCGTCGTCGCCCTTCGCCGAACCAAGCGTGGGACTTCCAAGAATGTCGAGTTTACTTGCTTGTTAAGTATTATCGAGCGAGTCGGCAAGGCTCTCCCGGTCGACCTTGCAGAGGGTCTCATTATCGAGCTCACTCCTGTGATCGATACTCCTATGGCTCTCCAGACCATCGCTATCGTACTTACTCACCAACCCTCTGCTCGTCCGACAGTTGACGCCCAGCTTTACCCCAAAATCCTCACCATTCTCAAAACGTCACTCAACCCTCATCTCGTCGACGCTTTGGCAGAGTTCTTCACCGCCTACGCGGCTTCGCTCAACTCGCCAGAAAGGGCCGTACAGCTCGTGCAAGAATTATCTAACAATCTCGGAAGCGGGAAGAGAGATTCCTTACCTGATGCTACCAACGGTGGCACTGCTGCTTGGGGTACGACCGCCAAATGTGTCGGTGGTGTGATCAAGGGCGAAATTGCCAGTGCCGGTGAGAGTTTGGCGCTGTTCGAGGATGTGGTGAAGGGAAAGAACGTCAAGGAAACGGATGCTTATCTCGCATTGCTCTGTATCGGAGAGATTGGTCGCATAGTCAACTTGTCTACCAAGATCGATCTCTTTGAGATCATTTTATCTTTCTTCAAGCACGACAGTGAAGAGGTAAGGAGTGCGGCGGCGTTCGCAGCAGGTAATTTGGCTGTTGGTGCGCCTGCTGTATATGTGCCCGCCATAATCACCAGAATCTCCGCCGCCAAAGATGAATCCGAGCGACTCTTGCTCTTACACGCTATCAAGGAAGTTATTCTCCATTCCCCTTCTGCCCAGCTTGAATCTCTTGCCGATACATTATGGGCACCTCTCTTTTCAGCCACCGATGCTACCCCTGCATCGAAGGCTGACTCTACTGGAGGCGATGGTATCCGAAACGTCATTGCCGCTTGCATCGGTAAACTTACCACCACTGTGCCGGCCAAGTTCCTCCCCCAACTTCAGCAGTTGCTGTACTCTTCACCTTCTAACAGGGCTATAGTTGCCGCTGCTGTAAGGTATACCTTTATCGATACCTCCAATGGATATGATGAGCTCATTGCTCCCATCATTGTTGAATTTTTATCATTaatgaaggatgagaacTTG ATCGTTCGCCGActttctcttgcttctctcaATGCAGCACTTCAAAATAAGCCTCACTTGATCGTTGATAAGCTTGACATTCTGCAACCACTGTTGTACCAGGAGACTTATGTTAAAAAGGAGTTGCAGAGAGAGGTCACCATGGGTCCTTGGAAGG TTATCGAGGATGATGGTTTAGAGAACCGAAAGACTGCTTACGAGACCATGTATACTCTT TTGGGTGCATGTTTCTCCAAAATTGATCTCCTCACCTTCACTGCCCGAGTACTTGTTTCCCTTTCCGATGTCAATGAGGTTAAGGTCCTCGGTCTCATGCTCCTCTTGCGTTTGGGGCAAGTGTCACCGGAAAGTGTTATTCCAAGGTTAGATGAGGTAGTGGAAAGCTTGAaagggatgatgaaggatgtTGAGGTGAAGGACGACACCATCAAGCAGGacttggagaggaaag CCGAGATGCAGCGAAGCACGCTTCGAACTGTTGTTCCTTTGTACAAGTCATCAACACCTCAACAAGCCCCCGCTTTCCATGCGTTTGTAGAAAATCTTTTAGCTAATGAAAAGTGGAAGGAATTTAGAGAATATCAGGCATAA